ACGCCACATCGTGACACGCCGTCACGCCCGGCGTGCCCGCGACAATCTCGCGTACCTGCCGCACGAGTTCTTCCGAGCTGTGCGTGATGTCGCGCGACGCGGCTCCGCGCTCACGCCGGGGCTCGATGTGCGTGGTCACAGCGGCGAGATTCGGCAGCTCGGTGTGCAACGCCGCCTCGAGCCGATCCGCGTCGGCGTGTGCCTGCCGCAGGTCCATGTCGCCATCGACCTCGATGTGCAACTCCATGAACAGCCGCCCATGTTCCTCGGACACCAGGATGTTGTGCACGGTCTGGCCCTGGTTCACGGCGATGGCGCGGATGCGCTCACTAAGCGTCTCGCCCGCGTCGCAGACGGGCTCGACGTGCACGACCACGTCCGCGTGGGGCAGCTCGGCCTGGACACGCGCCTCCGCCGCCCGGCTGATCTCATGGCTGGTTTCAAGCGAGAGTCCGCGCCGTACGCCGATCGTCAGATCGACGAACGTCTGGTTGCCGGACGGGCGCAGGCGGAGCTGGCGGCACTCGAGCACGCCGTCGAGCTGGCGGATGGCCCGCGCGACGCGCGCCGTCAGGCCCGTCGGCGCCCGATCGAGCAAGGCATCGACGGTCCGCCGGCCCAGCTTGAGGCTGACCCAGATGACGATCACGGCGACGATCAGGGCCGCGACGGCGTCTCCCCGTTGCAGCACATGCCCGTGGCCGGTGTACTCGCCGAGCTTCACAAGCCCGAGCCCGACCAGCACGACGGCGGAGCTCCACACGTCGGTGCTGAAGTGCAGCGCGTCCGCCTCCAGCGCCTGGCTGCCGTGCTTGCGCGCCACCTTCAGCAGCGCCCGCGAGCGCGAGATGTCGATGATGATGGAGATCACAATTACGCCGAAAGCGGCCAGTGTCGCCTCGACCTCGACCTGCTTGAAGAACAGCCGTTCGACCGCCTCGTAGATGATCCAGCCGCAGGTGACCAGGAGCAGCACCGTCTCGGCCAGCGCGGAGAGGTTCTCGATCTTGCCATGGCCGTAATGGTGCTCGGCGTCGGCGGGCCGGTCGGAGAAGCGCACGGCGAAATAGGTGATCAGCGCGGCGACGAGGTCGATGCCGGAGTGCGCCGCTTCCGCCAGCAGGCCCAGGCTGCCGGTCATCAGGCCGACGATCACCTTCATGGCGGTCAGCACGATGGCGGCGCCGACCGACGTCAGCGCCACGCGGCGTTTCTCGTGTCCCGCCGTGAGTCCGGCCGCCATGTGAGTCACTTCACCGCTCACGCGGAAACACCCTCTTCGCACCAAAGTGCAATCGGCCGGGCACACACGCCCGGCCTGATCGCGTCGCCTGCCTACGGCGGCACCGCGCCTCACGGCGGCGCGGTCCGGCGCGGCGTGGCTACTCGTTCTTTTCGAGGCGCCCGGTGCCGGTGATGTTCTGCGTGATCGTGGGCGCGCCCGAGTAAGTGACCACGCCCGAGCCGGCAATCACGACATCCAGCGTCTGCGCTGCCTGCACGTCGGCCGTGCCGACGCCGTCGATTTCGATGGAGACATCGTTGGCGGCGAGCGCGCCGGCCGAGACGCGGCCGGCGCCGTTGAGGTCGACCACCAGCGTCTCGGTCTGGCCGTCGAGGGTGATGACGCCGGTGCCGATCACGGAGGCGCTCATATAGGTGTTGTCGATGCCGCTGACGACGATCTCGCCGGTTCCGGTGATGCGCACGTTGCGGACGTTGGGGACCGTCACCTTGATGACGAGCGGCGTCACGGTCTGGAGGACGCGTTCCGGGCTGATGTAGAGCCGGCCATTCTCGACCTTGGTCTCGACGTACGGCAGGATGTTCTCGTCGGCGGTGATTTCCAGCGGCCCGAGTTCGCCCATGGTGACCTCGACGCGTCCGGAGCCGAGCAGTTCGAGCTGGGTGAAGTCCGCGACCGTGCGATTCTCGGTCTTCGCCACGCCATCGCCGAAGACCGTGAACAGCAGGGACGCCGAGCAACCCGACGCCGCCAGACAGAGCGCCAAGATGAAGACCCCGAGTCCGTTTCGCAAGGCACGCACGGCACACCTCCGGTCAGGTCGAAGCGTTCGCGGAAACTCGTCGGACACGGCCCGACGGCGATGGTGCGCATTGTGCGGGTGCGGCGGGGGAACGGCAAGCGGGGGCCTCGAAGGCACGCAGGGGAAGCCACGGAGCCACGGAGGGGAAGCGACGAAGCGACGGAGCGACGGAGGGTGGGTGCCGCGGCGGTCAGAGCCCCGAACGCGAGCGAGCGGGTCCGCGCAGCGCGCGATGTGCATGGGAACGTGGGAAGGTGGGAACGGGGGGACGTGGGGACGGGGGAGGCGACTGAGCGACGGCTCGTGTGGCATGGCCGCGTCCCGCGGGCAATGACGGCGCCGAACACACGCTGCTCATCGCGAAAACGTCCCTCACCCGCAACGCCGCGGCCATGTCAAGAGCAGTGGCACACGGTGCGTTATGCAGGCGGGATGGTCACTTCGAGCCAGCGGGTGTCCGCTGCGAGCGTCACGTCGCAACTAGTAATGGCCGCTGGGAGTAATGCGACGTCGCCGCAGCGAAATGCGCCGCCGGTGGAGAAGCGGCCGCCGCCCGCCAGAATGATCCAGATACGCACCCGGCCGGGCGGAATCGGCCAGCTTTGGCCGGTCGGAGCCTCCAGCACATCCAGCATGAAACGTGGGCAGGATGCGACTCGCGTCGCCCGCGTCGGACCGGCCCCCGGGACCTGCTCGGGCTGAGGCCGGATCATCTCCGCCGTCACGTCGTAACGGATGTTCGCCAACGCCTCGGCCACATGCAGCGTGCGCGGCCGGCCGGCGGAATCGACGCGGTCCCAGTCGTACGCGCGGTATGTCACGTCCGACGGCGTCTGCACCTCCGCGACCACCAAGCCGGCACCCAGCGCGTGCAACGTCCCGCTCGGCAGATAGAAGCAGTCGCCGGGGCGGGCATCCCACGCGTGCAGCAGCTCCGCGATGGCAGGCGTGTCCGCCGCGCGAGCCACGTCGTCCGCCGTCACGCCGGGCTTCAGACCAATGTACAGCCGCGCGCCCGGGTCGGCGTGCAGCACGTACCAGGCCTCGTGCTTGACGCCGGTCTGCGCGGCATGCGGGTCGCCAACCGGCTTCGGATGAACCTGCACGCTCAGGTTCTGGCACGCGTCGAGGAACTTGACCAGCAGCGGAAAACGCCCGTCGGCGAGATCGGCCGCGCCGAGCAAGTCCGGGCCCCACGCCGCCACCAGTTCCCCCAGGGTGCGACCCGCGAACGGACCGTCACGCACGCGCGACTCATGGCCCGGCAGGCTGACCAGCTCCCATGATTCGCCGATCGGCTCATCCGGCGGCAGGTGCTTGTTCAGCAAAGTGGCCAGGCGGCCTCCGCCCCACGGCTTGGGCACAAAGAGCGGCGTGAAGGTGATCGGCTGCGGCGCGGGGATCATCGGGATGCGGTCGCTCCTTCGCACGCCGGCGGCGCGGCGGGAAAGGTCAGATGCGGGCGCAGTGCGTCGACCGTCGCCGGCCCGATGCGTGCGACACGGTCCAGGTCGGCGGCCGTGCGGAAGGCCGGTTGCTCGGGCACCGACGCGCGATACGCGATGATGTGCTGCGCGAGTGTCGGACCGATGCGTGGCAGCAGCTCCAGTTCGGCGGCCGTGGCTATGTTCGGGTCGATACGCAGTTGAACCTGGGCCGCGGTGACGGGCCGCCCCGCGCGCGACTGCCAGCCGGCGTATCCAGTCGCGAAGTGCAGCACCAGCAGCGCGATCGCCGTGCCCAGCGCCGCCCGCCGCGCGGGCGTCGGCGGCTGCGCGGGCGCCGTCATGGTTCGCCGCCGGCGATGAGCCGCTTGCGCATTTCGAGCAGGCGACCGAACGCCGGTTTGGGGGTGAGGTTCGCGTGCAGCAGCCCGCCGCTGGCGATGACGTCGTCGGGTTGGTCGACGAGGGTCTGGATGCAGACCGTATCGACGTACGGCTTGGAGAGCGCGATCTCGCAGAGCGTGGTGAGCCAGTCGGCCTGCACGGCGTCCGACCAGGGGCCGTGCCATTCGCCGCCCGGGGTGGTGCCGTTCTGGGAATCGGGGGCGACGCACGACGGTGCCCCGAGGGCCGTGACGTGCAGCGGCTTGCCGAGGTTGGCGAGCTTGTCGATCAGGGCGCTGACCTGGAACGGGTCGCGCAGGTGGTAGCCGTCGCTGCCAATGCCGAACAGGAACTGCAGGCCGAAGCCGTCGAAGTTGATGCCTGACTGCACGGCCATGTCGGCGTACAGCAGCGGCGGGACGGTTTGCTGGTTGCGGGCGTAGTACTCACCCCAGGGCTGGTTGAGATCGATGAGCACCTGGGCGCGCGGCGCGATCTGTTTCGTGACGGTGGCCGCCATCCGCGTCAGCTCCATCGTCTGCTCGAAGCTGAAGCCGAAGACGTTGTCTGCCTGGAGCCCGCTGGCGACGACCCAGGACGTCACTTGGCGGGCGAAGCGCTGTACCGTGCGCTCGACGTGTTCGCGCGCGGCTTCGTAAATGGACTCGAAATCGTTCTCCCAGATATACATCCAGTCGGGAACCGAGCTGACCCCGAACGCCAGCAGCGGCCCGCCGCGCACGGCCAGCTTGTTCGTGCTGCACGCCTTGATGACCGCCTCCACCGCCTCGTACGCGGGCGCCTGCTCGGTCGGCTGAATGCTGCGCCAGATGAATGGCACGTAGGCAAAATCGAAGACATCGCCGAGGCGCTTGGTGATTGCCTGCTGGACCGTGGCGCCGGCGACGCGGACCCCCAGGAATGCCCGCCCGAAACCGCCGGTTTGCTGCCGGCGGCCGAGGAATACGCCGGCGTGGAAACGCGACATCTCCTCCGCCGCCCAGAGCCCATGCGCGAGCGATTCATCAGCGTGCTGAGCGGCCTCCTCCGGGTGGTCGGAGGTCTGGAGGGCCCGGATGAACGCGTCGCGGCTCTGATCGATCCGGGCGGCGATGTCGTCCATGCCGCTGTAGTCGAACAGGCCCCATTCCTCGCGTTTTACGGTCACTCGCATGAGCTGGTGGCGGGCCAACTCCACGTGCAGGTTGTACGGCTGCTCGCGGGCCGGCAGACGCGTGGTCTGCAACTGGATGGTGCCGAAGCCCTCGACGGGCCAGAGCAGCGAGAGGCCGACCGGATCCTGCATCCGCGGCGTGCAGCGGATGACGCCGTCCTCCCAACGGATTTCCGCGCGCAGCGGCACGTTGTCGTTCCCGACGAGGTGGGCGCCGTGCAGATTGGGCGGATTTTTCCGCTGACGGGTGGGGTAGCACGTAAACCTGTGCACGTCGACCGGCCTCCAATCGCCGCCGCACAGACCGCCCCTGCCCCCGACGCGGTCGCACGGTGAACAACCATGATAAGGCCGCGCCGCGTTGCGGGAAAGCAGAACCTGCCACCCCCCCTGCCGCACCCCCCGGCCTGCTCGCCAGCCCCGACCACCGCCGAGGCTGAAGCCTCGCCGGCGGCATTGCGGAGGCGTGTCCGGCGGCGGAGCGGATGGCGGCCAGAGGTCCGCGGCAGCCGCTCCGCCGCGCCCGTCACCCTTAGCGCCAGAGCGTGCCTTCGGGCTCGATCTCCTGCACCACCAGCGGGTCCGCCGAGCGCGAGGGGATCTCGAACGCCAGCGACGGCAGCGTCTCGTCGAAGCGATGGCGCAATTCGATGCGTGCCCAGTCGTACGGCGGGATCATGACGTGCCAGAACACGTGCAGCTCCCACTCGTCCGAGAGGTAGAGGTAATGCGTCACCACGAGGATGTGCGGGGTCACGATGGTGCCCGCCCACTCCGTGGCGCTCGTGATCCCCAGGGCCGGGCGGTTCTCCTCGAGCCAGGGGATGAAGAGGTCGCGCACCGGCTCCGCCTCCGGCCCGACGAGGTCTTCCTCCTCGGACGTGACGTGGATGTTCACCGTCGCTGTCTCGACGTCGCCGCCGCGCGCCGCCTGGATCGTGACCGTGATGTCGCGGCCGGTATCCGGCACCGAATTCGGGTCATCGGCCGGAGCGGGGACGACGCTGATTTCGGCGACCTCGCCGGCCTTGATCGAACGATTCTGCACCGTGACCGTGGCGCCGGGCGCGGTCGCGGTCACATCGACAACACCGGCCAGCAGACTGGGCAAGTTCGGATCATTCTCGATCGTCACCAGCAACAGGCACCGCTGGCCCGGAATCGAGTCTGTGACCTCTGCCGGAACGACCGTCAGTGTAAACGGCACCGGCGTCAACCAGTCGGCCAGGTCACACCCGCCACACAGCCCAACCAACACCGCAACAACCACCCATCGTGACACGGCTCGCCTCCTTTGGCCACCGAGCAGCATGCGCTCCGGCCGGGCGCCCACCATAGGCGCGCACACACCGACGACCGGATCGACCAGTCTGCCGCATCTGGACACCCCGCGCCCGCACAACGCTGGACCGGCCCACACGCGGGCCGGTCGCGAAGGTCCAGTTCAATCTATGAAGGCCGAAAGTGTCTCGTCCAGAGAGCGGCCGCGCTCCCGGCAGCGCGCTACAATTTCTGACAGTTGGCGGCCCCCGTTGCCGGACAGAGCGGCGTCGGCCACAATCCGGTGGGCCCTACTCAAAGGGAGCAGCGATGGCAACCCTCGCCCAGACGCTGGCCGAGCACGCGCACCAAACGTCGTTCCGCGATCTGTCTCCGAAGGTCGTCCACGAGGCCAAGCGTCGCGTGCTCGATTCCATCGGCTGCGCCCTCGGGGCGTGGACCAGCCGCCCGGCCAGCGTGACACGGGCGCTGGCCCAAAGAGTCGCCATTCCGAAGGGAGCCAGCCTGTTGGGTTCGCGCTACCGGACGACGCCGGACCTAGCCGCCTTTAGCAACGGGGCGCTCGTCCGCTACCTGGATTTCAATGACACATACCTCAGCCGCGAACCAGCCCACCCGAGCGATAACATCCCGGCGGCCCTCGCCGTCGGGCAGGCGTGCGGCGCCCGCGGGCACGAGATCATCACGGCCATCGCGCTGGGCTACGAGCTGCAATGCCGGCTGTGCGATGCGGCGTCACTGCGGGCGCACGGCTGGGACCACGTCGTGTATGGCGCGTTCTCCACGGCCCTGCTCGCCAGCAAGCTCTACCAACTTTCGGTGGAGCAGACCGTCCACGCGCTCGGCATTGCCGGCGTGTGCAACTTTGCGACGCGCCAGACGCGGACCGGACAGCTCGCTGACTGGAAGGCCTGCGCATTCTCGAACGCCGCCCGCAACGGCGTGTTTGCCGCGGCGCTCGCGCGCGAGGGGCTGACCGGGCCGCACGAAATCTTCGAGGGACCGAAGGGGCTGTTCAACATGGTCACCGGTCCGTTCGAGCTGCGCTGGGCCAGCGACCCGGACGACTGGATGATCCGCCGGACGTACGTGAAGTTCTGGCCGGCGGAGTATCACTCGCAGTCGGCGATCGACGCGGCGTTGCAGTTGCGGCCGGAGATTGGCGATCCCGACCGGATCGAGAGCATCCGGATCGAGAGTTTCGAGGCAGCGGTGAGCATCATTGGCAGCGAGCCCGAGAAGTGGCGGCCGACCAGCCGTGAGACGGCGGACCACAGCATGGGGTACTGTGTGGCAGTGGCCCTGTTGGACGGCGAGGTCACGCAGAATTCGTTCTCCGATGCGAAGATTCATGACACGCGCGTGCTCGACCTGCTCGACCGCATCCGCATCGTGGAGACCGACGAATGCAACGCGGGCTATCCGGACGGTATTCCGAACAAGCTGATTGTCCGGCTGCAGGACGGACGGGAGCTGACACGGCTGGTCAAATACCCGCGCGGCCACGCCGGCAATCCGATGACCGACGCGGAGGTGATCGCGAAGTTCCGCGCGCAGGCCGCCGGCGTCGTCAGCGATGCGACGGCGCAGCGCATCGTCGATCTGGCGCTGTCGCTGGACGAGCTGGCGGACGTAACCCCCTTGCTGGAATTCGAGCCGGCCTAGCCCGCGCGCCCGGCGCGCGCGAGTTCGCGCCCTATGATCGAAGTGTGACGACAGGTTGAACCACGACGATGGAAGGATCGCCCATGAGCGAGCAGGCCACCCTGGCGTACGGCGGCAAGACGTATGCGCTGCCGGTGAAGACTGGCACGGAGCACGAGCAGGCCGTCGACATTTCGGAGTTGCGGGCCCAATCAGGGCTGATCACGCTCGATGACGGTTACGGCAACACGGGCTCGTGCGTCAGCAACATCACCTTCATCGACGGTGAGAAGGGGATCCTGCGCTACCGGGGCTATCCGATCGAGGAGCTGGCTGAGCACTCGACCTTCATCGAGACGGCCTACCTGATCATCTTCGGCGAGCTGCCGACCGAGACGCAGTTGGCCGAGTTCCGCAATCTGCTGCTCGAGCACATGTTCATCCACGAGGCCATGCGGCACCACTTCGAGGGCTTTCCGCCAAACGCCCCGCCGATGGCCATTCTCTCCGCCATGATCAACACGCTGGGTTGCTTCCAGCCCAGCCTGACCGAGCCGGAAAAAGACGAGCACTTCATCGACTCCGCCGCCCGGCTGATCAGCAAGGTCCGCACGATCGCCGCCGCCGCGTACAAGAAGTCCATCGGCGACCCGATCGTCTACCCGCGTTTCGACCTGTCGTACACGGCGAATTTCCTGCACATGCTGTTCTGCCGGCCGAACAAGATCTGCCGGCCCGACCCGGCGATCGAGCGGGCGCTGGACCAGATCTTCATCCTCCATGCGGATCACGAGCAGAACTGCTCCACGTCCACCGTGCGGATGGTGGGGTCATCGCAGGCCAACCTGTACGCGTCCGTCGCGGCGGGCGTGTGCGCGCTGTGGGGACCGCTGCACGGCGGGGCAAACGTCGCGGTCATCGAGATGCTGGAGACCATCCGAACCAGCGGGGAATCCATCCCCGCCTTCATCGCCAGGATCAAAGACAAGCAGGCCCACGCGCGGCTCATGGGCTTCGGCCACCGCGTGTACAAGAACTATGACCCGCGGGCCCGGTTTATCAAGCAGTCCTGCGACGCGGTGCTCAGCAAGCTGGGGATCCAGGACCCGCTGCTGGACATCGCGCTGCAGCTCGAGGAAGTCGCGCTCAAGGACCCGTATTTCATCGAGCGCAAGCTGTACCCGAACGTGGACTTCTACAGCGGCATCATCATGCGAGCCGTGGGCATTCCGCTGGACATGTTCACGGTCCTGTTCGCAATCGGGCGTTTGCCCGGCTGGATCGCGAATTGGCGCGAGGTGCACTTGAACCCGCACGCGCGCATCTATCGCCCGCGGCAGGTCTACAACGGACCGACGCAGCGCAAGTACGTACCGGTCGAACAGCGCCGCTGACGACGATTCGCGGCGGCGCGCCGCGACAGCAGAATCACGCTGTGTGCCCTGGTGTCTTGGTGGTGAGAATCGAGTGATGAGCACGACACCCACGCGCAGCGCACGGCTGCGGGCCGCGCTGCGCGATCACACGGTCGTCATGCCGGGCGCGTTCAACGCACTGACGGCGCGGGCCATTGAGCAGGCCGGCTTCGAGGCCGTCTATCTCTCCGGCGCCGCCCTCGCCAACAGCCTGCTCGGCGTGCCTGACGTCGGCCTCACCACGCTCTCGGAGGCCGCCTATCACGCCACCCGCTGCGCCGCCGTCACGACCGTGCCGCTGATTGCCGACGCCGACACGGGCTTCGGCGGGCCGGAAAACGTGGCGCGGACGGTCGTGGAGTTCGAGCGCGCCGGCCTCAGCGGGCTGCACCTGGAAGACCAGGAATTCCCCAAGCGCTGCGGACACCTGGCCGGCAAGGACCTGGTGGCCATGGATGAGTTCTGCGCAAAGGTGGCCGCGGCCGTCGCCGCCCGGCGGGACCCGGATTTCCTCCTGATCGCGCGCACCGACGCGCGCGGCGTGACCACGTATGACGATGCGGTCGCGCGGGCGCATGCGTATCTCAAGGCCGGGGCGGACGCGATTTTCCCGGAGGCGCTGCAGAGCCGGGAGGAATTCGAGCGCTTCGCGCGCGATGTGCCCGCCCCCCTGCTCGCCAACATGACCGAGTTCGGGCGTACGCCATACTTGTCCGTCAGCGAGTTCGCCGCCCTGGGCTATCGCATCGTGATCTTCCCGGTGACACTGCAGCGCGTGGCGCTGAAGGCGGTGACGGAGGCATTGGAAGAGCTGCGCACGAAGGGCACGCAGCGCGACATGCTGGAGCGGATGCAGACACGGCGGGAACTCTATGATCTGCTGGGCTACGCAGACGGCAAAGATGGTATGCAGGGCGTTTAACTAACACGAGCCACGGCCTGGCCGCGACAGACCGTGCCACCCCGATTGCTGCCCAATGGAGAATCAGCATGACCGACGCGATCGATGCATACCATCCGGGACTCGAGGGCGTGATCGCCGGCGAGACGTCGATCTGCTGCGTCGAGCAGGGCCGCCTCCTGTACCGCGGCTACGACATCGCCGACCTGGCCCGCCACGCCAGCTTCGAGGAATGCGCGTTCCTGCTGCTGCACGGGGAGTTGCCCACGCCGCAGGAGTTGACGCTGTTCCAACAGCAGATCGACGGCGAGCGCGAGCTGCCCGGGGCCGTGGTCGATGTGCTGCGCGCCATCCCGCGCCAGGCGCCGATGATGGACGTGCTGCGCACCGGCGTATCGTTGTGCGGAAACTTCAGCAGCGCGCGGTCGCAGGGCCGCAGCAGCCTGCTCACCCGCGCCGTCCGCGTGCTCGCCGCCGTGCCGGCCCTGATCGCGGCCCGGCTGCGGGCCATGGACGGCAAGTGGCCACTGGAGCCGAAGCCCGGCCTC
The nucleotide sequence above comes from Phycisphaerae bacterium. Encoded proteins:
- a CDS encoding helix-hairpin-helix domain-containing protein, with translation MTAPAQPPTPARRAALGTAIALLVLHFATGYAGWQSRAGRPVTAAQVQLRIDPNIATAAELELLPRIGPTLAQHIIAYRASVPEQPAFRTAADLDRVARIGPATVDALRPHLTFPAAPPACEGATASR
- a CDS encoding MmgE/PrpD family protein codes for the protein MATLAQTLAEHAHQTSFRDLSPKVVHEAKRRVLDSIGCALGAWTSRPASVTRALAQRVAIPKGASLLGSRYRTTPDLAAFSNGALVRYLDFNDTYLSREPAHPSDNIPAALAVGQACGARGHEIITAIALGYELQCRLCDAASLRAHGWDHVVYGAFSTALLASKLYQLSVEQTVHALGIAGVCNFATRQTRTGQLADWKACAFSNAARNGVFAAALAREGLTGPHEIFEGPKGLFNMVTGPFELRWASDPDDWMIRRTYVKFWPAEYHSQSAIDAALQLRPEIGDPDRIESIRIESFEAAVSIIGSEPEKWRPTSRETADHSMGYCVAVALLDGEVTQNSFSDAKIHDTRVLDLLDRIRIVETDECNAGYPDGIPNKLIVRLQDGRELTRLVKYPRGHAGNPMTDAEVIAKFRAQAAGVVSDATAQRIVDLALSLDELADVTPLLEFEPA
- a CDS encoding citrate synthase gives rise to the protein MSEQATLAYGGKTYALPVKTGTEHEQAVDISELRAQSGLITLDDGYGNTGSCVSNITFIDGEKGILRYRGYPIEELAEHSTFIETAYLIIFGELPTETQLAEFRNLLLEHMFIHEAMRHHFEGFPPNAPPMAILSAMINTLGCFQPSLTEPEKDEHFIDSAARLISKVRTIAAAAYKKSIGDPIVYPRFDLSYTANFLHMLFCRPNKICRPDPAIERALDQIFILHADHEQNCSTSTVRMVGSSQANLYASVAAGVCALWGPLHGGANVAVIEMLETIRTSGESIPAFIARIKDKQAHARLMGFGHRVYKNYDPRARFIKQSCDAVLSKLGIQDPLLDIALQLEEVALKDPYFIERKLYPNVDFYSGIIMRAVGIPLDMFTVLFAIGRLPGWIANWREVHLNPHARIYRPRQVYNGPTQRKYVPVEQRR
- a CDS encoding class I mannose-6-phosphate isomerase, with protein sequence MIPAPQPITFTPLFVPKPWGGGRLATLLNKHLPPDEPIGESWELVSLPGHESRVRDGPFAGRTLGELVAAWGPDLLGAADLADGRFPLLVKFLDACQNLSVQVHPKPVGDPHAAQTGVKHEAWYVLHADPGARLYIGLKPGVTADDVARAADTPAIAELLHAWDARPGDCFYLPSGTLHALGAGLVVAEVQTPSDVTYRAYDWDRVDSAGRPRTLHVAEALANIRYDVTAEMIRPQPEQVPGAGPTRATRVASCPRFMLDVLEAPTGQSWPIPPGRVRIWIILAGGGRFSTGGAFRCGDVALLPAAITSCDVTLAADTRWLEVTIPPA
- the prpB gene encoding methylisocitrate lyase → MSTTPTRSARLRAALRDHTVVMPGAFNALTARAIEQAGFEAVYLSGAALANSLLGVPDVGLTTLSEAAYHATRCAAVTTVPLIADADTGFGGPENVARTVVEFERAGLSGLHLEDQEFPKRCGHLAGKDLVAMDEFCAKVAAAVAARRDPDFLLIARTDARGVTTYDDAVARAHAYLKAGADAIFPEALQSREEFERFARDVPAPLLANMTEFGRTPYLSVSEFAALGYRIVIFPVTLQRVALKAVTEALEELRTKGTQRDMLERMQTRRELYDLLGYADGKDGMQGV
- a CDS encoding endo-1,4-beta-xylanase, which translates into the protein MHRFTCYPTRQRKNPPNLHGAHLVGNDNVPLRAEIRWEDGVIRCTPRMQDPVGLSLLWPVEGFGTIQLQTTRLPAREQPYNLHVELARHQLMRVTVKREEWGLFDYSGMDDIAARIDQSRDAFIRALQTSDHPEEAAQHADESLAHGLWAAEEMSRFHAGVFLGRRQQTGGFGRAFLGVRVAGATVQQAITKRLGDVFDFAYVPFIWRSIQPTEQAPAYEAVEAVIKACSTNKLAVRGGPLLAFGVSSVPDWMYIWENDFESIYEAAREHVERTVQRFARQVTSWVVASGLQADNVFGFSFEQTMELTRMAATVTKQIAPRAQVLIDLNQPWGEYYARNQQTVPPLLYADMAVQSGINFDGFGLQFLFGIGSDGYHLRDPFQVSALIDKLANLGKPLHVTALGAPSCVAPDSQNGTTPGGEWHGPWSDAVQADWLTTLCEIALSKPYVDTVCIQTLVDQPDDVIASGGLLHANLTPKPAFGRLLEMRKRLIAGGEP
- a CDS encoding cation-efflux pump encodes the protein MAAGLTAGHEKRRVALTSVGAAIVLTAMKVIVGLMTGSLGLLAEAAHSGIDLVAALITYFAVRFSDRPADAEHHYGHGKIENLSALAETVLLLVTCGWIIYEAVERLFFKQVEVEATLAAFGVIVISIIIDISRSRALLKVARKHGSQALEADALHFSTDVWSSAVVLVGLGLVKLGEYTGHGHVLQRGDAVAALIVAVIVIWVSLKLGRRTVDALLDRAPTGLTARVARAIRQLDGVLECRQLRLRPSGNQTFVDLTIGVRRGLSLETSHEISRAAEARVQAELPHADVVVHVEPVCDAGETLSERIRAIAVNQGQTVHNILVSEEHGRLFMELHIEVDGDMDLRQAHADADRLEAALHTELPNLAAVTTHIEPRRERGAASRDITHSSEELVRQVREIVAGTPGVTACHDVALRRAGGELFLSMHCTFEPGLPVRAVHDISSELENRLRAAIPGLARVTTHPEPADAGEAADSPSS
- a CDS encoding DUF2807 domain-containing protein; translated protein: MRALRNGLGVFILALCLAASGCSASLLFTVFGDGVAKTENRTVADFTQLELLGSGRVEVTMGELGPLEITADENILPYVETKVENGRLYISPERVLQTVTPLVIKVTVPNVRNVRITGTGEIVVSGIDNTYMSASVIGTGVITLDGQTETLVVDLNGAGRVSAGALAANDVSIEIDGVGTADVQAAQTLDVVIAGSGVVTYSGAPTITQNITGTGRLEKNE